DNA from Larimichthys crocea isolate SSNF chromosome XIII, L_crocea_2.0, whole genome shotgun sequence:
TATCTAAATACTGTCTGTTTTTGGTCgtgacttggtctcaacccctcaaagtcttggtaTTCTTGGTTTTGGTACTCTCTGGTCTTGATCTtgacccctcaaagtcttggtctcagtcttgatacactctggtcttggtcttgacttggtctcagtttagctggtcttgactacaacactgttGAAAtcactttctgtttccaggAATGAGCACTCTTTATATTTTCCCACAACATTGTGGGTTGGTCTGCCACTTTAGAATAACACAAAACAGTACATGAGAATGGTGCTTCGTTATGTTCTTAACTGACCTATATTTATCATGCATTCTTACCATCATAAAGCTTTACGTTCTAAATAAGATTTATTGAACATATCTAAATATACCCTTAAAGAAATGCTTTTGCAGAATTTGGAAATTCCTTTAAGTAAATCTGATTTTAGTGCATAATTAAAGTTTGCAATAGGAATGTCACTGGATTAAAAATAGTGAGGTTTCAAGCCAGTAAGTGAAAGCGGAAAATTTTAATCCTCATCTTGCACCTCGAcgcatttatttaaagaaactgGTCTCTGTCAGATTTTCAGCTTCACCCCTAAAGAAGTCTGTCATGCACATCATGACCCATGAGCAAGAAGCTGTCACTTGGTAACTGGTAACAGAGTGTAGGATTTCACTGTGTGACAAAGTCCACCAAAGCTACTTGTGCTCGCATGTCATGATGTCTGACTTGCTGACAGCTCACTTTCTTGTAGCTATGTCATTCAATATGTCCCGATGTAACTCCAGTTCCTTGTCATGTgctgttaaacaaacatgacaatattTCATCTCACTGCCTCAGGTGTTGCAAGGACAAGTACAAGATAAGGATAAAAAAAGACTTCTCTTAGAGATATCAACTTTGAGGAAGGCGAGGATCAGAACCACGTCTGTCACTGGAGAGTAAGAGTGGAAACATGAGGCCATGACATAAAAGGagaatatatttcatttattttttaatcgcGCCCATCAGTGACTCTAAATAATGTTACGAGAGATTCTGTCCAGATTCATTTTTATCTTGCAGCAAAGTATAAGAATCTACTGCTCATTTCTCTGTATCACTGTTCCCAGTCTTTGGCTTGTGACCCCTTAAAATAAGATGATATCTGCGGGTGACCTGGTTTTGTTTCAATGTGGATATGAGTTATGAGCAGTTTTCCTTCTCACACTGGTTAATTTttgaccaaaaagaaaaagtgtcaAGCCAAAAGTCAACATTGACTTACTATTTTCACCCAAAACATTACTTTTCCTAAACCCAACTAAGTAGTTGTGTTGTCTAAGCCAAACCAAATGGTGCAAAGTTTATACCTATAATAATAAGTCAaccaagtgtaaaaaaaaaaaaaatcttcatcaACTTTACTTGGGACACAAACCCCCAGTGTCATGGGTGAAAGTCCTCTTCCATGAAGTCTGCCATATTGTGTCACCATGTTCTTACAGTAactcagaatggacaaaccaaacactggctctagatatggcctttcaTGTGggcctcaccactagatgtcactaaatccaacacactgcacctttaaatttGATTTTAGAAAAATCTTGAAACACATCTGTAATGTAATAGTTTTCATTGTTACTGACAGGGTCTGCCATTCCTACCCTGGATTCAAATACACAAGATGATGAATGTAAAGTCTGGCTGTTTGTAATTTTATATAATTGATACTAACAGTTACTATAACACCTTATTAGATGTGTACTGCTTTACTCATTAATAATTACTGATGCCATATTATGCCAATATTTCTGGTTTTACCACGGGTAACCACATTTGGGGTGCTGTGACCCACAACTTGGAAACCATTACTCTATATCAGCCAAGGAGTTCTCTACATTGTATTATTCCACTGTACTGGGAtagtatattttaaatgtgtgatataaaaaataaaaaaaaacatcactaaACGCTCAAATTTCATCAGGTCAAATGCCACTGAGTGACCACAGTCTCTGCATGACAACCAGGGTTGAGGGTCATGAATGCTATATGGCACTGTGGCACACACATTGCTACATGGTAACTGACACCTGAGACAGGTgtgcagtagtagtagtggtaacAGGAGCCATGTCCATCTGTGCATACTCGCAGACAACACACAGAACCAGCACCACACCTTGAAGCAGACAGAGCCCACTTCTTACAGCTGTTTCCCCTGATCAAGCTGGCCCATCAGCGCTGCTCTATATTTACTTTCATCCTGGGTTACAcacgagggaggaggaggaggaggacttaAACAGCACAGGGAGATGGGCAAGGGTTAGCAGCTCAGGGACACTTTGATTAAACACCAGCCCGGGTGGGCTCGATGGCTGAGTCAGGACCCTGTGATGATTCTTCCTCCCCTGGCTATTGTAAACACTCGCTCCACTGGACCCTGGCAGAGCTGTTAAGCCGGCAACTGGGTACCAAACAGCTCTCTGTCACATGAGAGGCCTGGCTGGAGTCACAGTGGCCCAGGATACTATTCTTAGCTGCAGGAATGTATACAGTGGCCTCATGGCGAGCTCCACAGCGCCTAACTGGAGAGCCTCGCTGTTTCTCGTTGTCAtgctccttttctctccctgaCTACACCACCCACTTTCTCTCTGGATAATGTTTTGATTCTCTTTCGATTGGAACTGATATTTCTTCTGAGCAGACATTTTGGATATTATTGAATTTCTGAGGGCAGGAGGTAAGGATTCACTCAGCCAGAGATGTCGTTGATGAACTGGCAGAAGGTTCATCAGCCAAACATTTGAAACGAATATGATATTTAAGAGCTTCAATAcagagtttttattgtttataagcCAAATTGTTTGATTTTCTCAATAGCCTCAGTATCCTCAATTGTATCCTCTTCTTATTCATTTTGATCATCAGTGCTCTCAGGTTTAAGGGAGTCAGACACTTCTGATATAATCCAGCTGTGCCACATTTACAATGTTGTATTGATAACATATTTATaaatctgttttggtgtttggCTATAGTGTTaagagttttttaaaaatctttttaaatctATAATTGGTCACACAAAGCCATACTGGTTACATGATAAAAATTCAGAGGTATTACTGATGACTAACTGGAAAGTATCCTAGTATAATAAATACTCAAGTTTAATTTCTGATGCAATTTATCATAAGGTGCTAAGGCAAGATGTGGGAGAAAACATTGAAAATCATTggcatttcataatgtacaatAATTATAGGAGGTCCAAATATATCAGGCAGGCTGGGCCCCGTAAGTGGGAGTAAATCAGTAGCTGTCGCAGTGGTGATTAGAAGACTTAGTGTTGCTAATAGCCCAATAAAATTCCTGCTCTTTAGACGGCAGGATCATCACAAACCCTCCAGCCAgcaagagacagagactgagagaagagTGATatggtggagaaaaaaacatagcGACAGAGACTGGGAggtccagagagagaaaatcagagggatgaagagacaaacacagatggtCTGTTGACACGGTTCAGTTAATGTTAGCAGAGATGGACTGCCTGATAAGGGAGATGTGGTCTAATGCTACATGGATGCATCAAGATAATTTAGAAGgggtaaaaatagaaatatgtgAGTCAGTATAATACTCACATTAAGGACAGCTGCTCTGCAGGAGTTTTAAGAGTTTGAGAGTGGGCTAATAAATGAAAGAGCTTTCTATCAGAGGGATCTACATAGTTAGTCTGAGGGCAAAGGTGTAAGCCAGATAAAAAAGAGCCTGTATTATCAAGTCATTTTACAGTGCATGTTGTGTGGAAAACCAGCTTTAGCCATGGAAATGTGTGCTGAAACACAAACTGCCAGGACATCATGTGCCACCACACTTTGCAATATGGTGGGTTATTGATAGATGCAAGTCTTTCTTTAGAGGCATCAGTATTAACTTTTGGACCATAAAGCAAAAGTTTGAAATTTTGGGAAGTGCAtggtgacttcctggagtctctgctaCCTGCTTGGAAACCTTACAGTGAGACCGCAGGAAGTCACTTTACCATGCCAAGAACGAGTCAGCACATAACTTCCTGTAAAaccacatgttgtttttgtactgaGTAATCAGTTTTACATGTGTGGCTCTAGAGATttattacctttggacagagctaggcGAACCGATTACCCCCAGTTTCAgtctttatactaagctaagctaagttaactcCTAGaagtagcttcatatttaacgtACATACATAAAGATCTTCTCACGAGAAAgtaaaacatagaaaatattCCTTTAATAGATCTATGGTAACTCAACTTCAACAATATACCTCCTGTTATAACACTCTTGATCACAACATCCAAGTCAAATAGCTAATGTGATACCATGTTTTTGTTAACCATCTCCTCACAGTGGACAATAGAAATACAACACTCTGATCATGGAGTCTCTCTTTACTTTCTTTATCCTTTCCACAGAATGGCCTGTAAACCAAGAGAAGTTTTCTCTTTCAAAGACTCAGAATTTCCCTCCCACCTACTTTCCCAGCTCAACATCCTCCGGCAGGAGCGTATCCTGACAGACGTCCTGCTCTGCACAGAGCACCAGGAGATCCCCTGCCACAGGAACGTCCTGGTGTCCAGCAGCCCGTACTTCCGTGCCATGTTCTGCAGCAACTTTCTGGAGAGCAATCAAGCCCGAGTGAATCTAAAGGGAATCTCTTCAAATGTACTCAGCGGCATTGTGGATTATGTCTACACAGGCTGCATCGCTATCACCATGGAGATTGTGCTCCCACTTATGCAGGCAGCATCCATGCTTCATTATGGAGGTCTCTTTGAGGCCTGTTCCATGTTCCTCCAGGGGCAGCTGAGCCCAGAAAACTGTCTGAGCATGATACGTCTCTCTGAGATCCTTCACTGTGAGAGCTTGAGGGACAGGGCAAAGGAGATGGCTGTGAGGTGTTTCTCTGATGTAGCTGCTACAGAGGACTTCTGCGAGTTGTCTCTTCCAGAGCTCATGTGTTACCTAGAAGACGACCGACTTTGTGCTGAGGAGGAGCAAGTGTTTGAGACCCTCCTGGCATGGATCCACCATGACCCCTTCTCACGACGCGGCGCAATCCACGATCTTTTCAAGAAAGTCCGTCTTCGCTACATCCATCCAACTTACCTATTCCAGTTTATTGCCAATGACCCCTTGGTGCAGTCTTCGACCCTCTGTACTGAGATAATCGAGTCAGTGAGGCGCCTCATGCTAACAGTCAGCACCAAGTGTAGCCGAGAGCTCAAGCCATTGTGGACCACACCACGTCGTTacacctgcagagaaacactggTGGTGGTTGGAGGACgcaaaaacaatgaacagaCCTCAAGAGAAGCTCTGCTATACGATGAGAGGACTCACCGTTGGCAGTGGTTGGCTAAACTCCCTTTGCGCCTCTACAAAgctgcatatgtgtgtattcATAGCATCCTCTATGTGCTTGGAGGGCTCAGCCTTTGCATGACATCAGGTGACAGCTCAGTCAGCGCGACAGTTTACACACTCTCCCTTAAGACCAACCAGTGGCGCACTGCTGAGCCCATGTTGGAGCCCCGATACGCCCACCAAAGTGTGTCCTATCTGCACTTTATTTTCGTGTTAGGAGGCATTGGGGTAGATAAGAAAATCTCTCGGTCAGTAGAGAGATATAACAGTATGTTTAATCAGTGGGAGGCCATGGCACCAATGCCGACAGCGGTGCTGCATCCAGCTGTGGCAGCCAGTGATCAGAGGATCTATGTTTTTGGAGGGGAAGATGCCATGCAGAACCCAGTCAGGCTGATTCAGGTACAGGTTCTTTTACCAGTATTAAATTAACATTGACATGAATTTGCAGGAAGAAAATCAAAGCTCTGCAGAAATACTAGGATGTCACGAGACTAAAGCTGACTAAAATCTTTGATGCTGAATGAATGGACTGAATGTTGATTTTTGTGGTGTATTCAACAGGTGTATCACATCTCTCGCAACTTGTGGTCAAGGCTAGAGACAAGGACAGTGAAAAACGTTtgtgctcctgctgctgtcattGAAGACAAGATCTACATCATAGGAGGTGAGATCCATGAATGGTTTCTCAGCATTAACATCTTTTTAATTGCCATGAATTTTAATAGATCATGTAGGAGATGCGTCGTCAAAATTTAAGGCCGGCATTGTTGCAGTTCCAAAAAAGATTTATTC
Protein-coding regions in this window:
- the klhl38a gene encoding kelch-like protein 38 isoform X2; amino-acid sequence: MACKPREVFSFKDSEFPSHLLSQLNILRQERILTDVLLCTEHQEIPCHRNVLVSSSPYFRAMFCSNFLESNQARVNLKGISSNVLSGIVDYVYTGCIAITMEIVLPLMQAASMLHYGGLFEACSMFLQGQLSPENCLSMIRLSEILHCESLRDRAKEMAVRCFSDVAATEDFCELSLPELMCYLEDDRLCAEEEQVFETLLAWIHHDPFSRRGAIHDLFKKVRLRYIHPTYLFQFIANDPLVQSSTLCTEIIESVRRLMLTVSTKCSRELKPLWTTPRRYTCRETLVVVGGRKNNEQTSREALLYDERTHRWQWLAKLPLRLYKAAYVCIHSILYVLGGLSLCMTSGDSSVSATVYTLSLKTNQWRTAEPMLEPRYAHQSVSYLHFIFVLGGIGVDKKISRSVERYNSMFNQWEAMAPMPTAVLHPAVAASDQRIYVFGGEDAMQNPVRLIQVYHISRNLWSRLETRTVKNVCAPAAVIEDKIYIIGGYTRRMIAYDTKANKFVKCENLKERRMHHSATVINNKLYVTGGRILNGHDVIEDSDCFECYDPKTDVWTSKGSLPYKLFDHGSLPLVCVSNRPNPP
- the klhl38a gene encoding kelch-like protein 38 isoform X1 yields the protein MSCWVSRMACKPREVFSFKDSEFPSHLLSQLNILRQERILTDVLLCTEHQEIPCHRNVLVSSSPYFRAMFCSNFLESNQARVNLKGISSNVLSGIVDYVYTGCIAITMEIVLPLMQAASMLHYGGLFEACSMFLQGQLSPENCLSMIRLSEILHCESLRDRAKEMAVRCFSDVAATEDFCELSLPELMCYLEDDRLCAEEEQVFETLLAWIHHDPFSRRGAIHDLFKKVRLRYIHPTYLFQFIANDPLVQSSTLCTEIIESVRRLMLTVSTKCSRELKPLWTTPRRYTCRETLVVVGGRKNNEQTSREALLYDERTHRWQWLAKLPLRLYKAAYVCIHSILYVLGGLSLCMTSGDSSVSATVYTLSLKTNQWRTAEPMLEPRYAHQSVSYLHFIFVLGGIGVDKKISRSVERYNSMFNQWEAMAPMPTAVLHPAVAASDQRIYVFGGEDAMQNPVRLIQVYHISRNLWSRLETRTVKNVCAPAAVIEDKIYIIGGYTRRMIAYDTKANKFVKCENLKERRMHHSATVINNKLYVTGGRILNGHDVIEDSDCFECYDPKTDVWTSKGSLPYKLFDHGSLPLVCVSNRPNPP